Proteins from a genomic interval of Rosa chinensis cultivar Old Blush chromosome 2, RchiOBHm-V2, whole genome shotgun sequence:
- the LOC112185533 gene encoding aspartyl protease family protein 1 produces MAAWTGRASSSNSTLLPLLVIFVLGLACRSCDGFGTFGFNFHHRFSDPVTGILGYDELPQKGSPEYYAAITHRDRLIRGRHLGETKTPLTFVYGNETYRIPAFGHLHYANVSVGTPRTSYLVALDTGSDLLWLPCDCISCVKGVDTSHGELDFDIYSPNKSTTSKKVPCNSTYCEQQQLCSSPSSDCPYFINYLSASTSSSGIVVEDVLHLTTDDAKLKGVKAPIAFGCGRYQTGTFLSGAAPNGLLGLGMDGVSIPSMLAKQGLASNSFSMCFGINGTGRIRFGDNGSVDQPETPFYVGDKYPTYNITVTQIAINKSVADLDFYAIWDSGTSFTYLNDPAYTQISNSFNSAIKDKRATDNSDLPFEYCYTVRPNQTLNLIMKGGKQYNVIHPLVVLLDEEGNILFYCLGVVKSEDVNIIGQNFMTGYRIIFDREKMVMGWTESDCYHDEETSTLPINPSKSPAASPTVYPEATVNTTSKIPSASSPSDSPKLNSFTCALLMVLSAIFATV; encoded by the exons ATGGCCGCCTGGACTGGCAGAGCTTCTAGTAGCAACTCTACTCTCTTGCCTTTGTTAGTGATTTTCGTGTTGGGTTTGGCTTGTCGGAGCTGTGACGGGTTCGGGACGTTCGGGTTTAATTTCCACCACCGGTTCTCGGATCCCGTCACCGGAATTCTCGGCTACGATGAACTCCCACAAAAGGGGAGTCCTGAATATTACGCTGCCATAACCCACCGTGACCGGTTGATCCGGGGCCGCCACCTCGGCGAAACGAAGACGCCGCTTACTTTCGTTTACGGCAACGAGACTTACCGGATTCCCGCTTTTGGACA CTTGCATTATGCGAATGTTTCTGTTGGGACTCCAAGGACTTCGTATCTTGTGGCTTTGGATACAGGCAGTGATTTATTGTGGTTGCCGTGTGATTGTATCAGTTGTGTGAAGGGGGTTGATACATCACATGGAGAG TTGGATTTTGACATTTACAGCCCGAATAAATCAACAACAAGCAAAAAGGTTCCTTGCAACAGCACATATTGCGAACAACAACAGCTGTGCTCTTCACCAAGTAGTGATTGTCCTTATTTTATTAACTATCTTTCTGCTAGCACTTCATCTTCTGGAATCGTAGTAGAGGACGTTTTGCACTTGACTACTGATGATGCTAAACTAAAAGGTGTCAAGGCGCCGATAGCCTTTGG GTGTGGTAGGTATCAGACTGGTACATTTTTAAGTGGGGCAGCTCCCAATGGTTTATTAGGGCTTGGTATGGATGGTGTATCCATTCCTAGCATGTTAGCAAAACAGGGGCTTGCTTCAAATTCTTTTTCCATGTGTTTTGGAATTAACGGAACTGGTAGGATCAGATTTGGTGATAATGGAAGTGTAGACCAACCAGAAACACCATTCTATGTCGGAGATAAATA TCCAACTTACAACATTACTGTTACTCAAATAGCCATTAATAAAAGTGTTGCTGATCTTGATTTCTATGCGATTTGGGATTCTGGTACCTCATTTACGTACCTAAATGATCCAGCTTACACCCAGATTTCTAATAGT TTCAACAGCGCCATCAAAGATAAGCGGGCTACCGATAATTCTGATCTCCCTTTTGAATATTGTTATACAGTCAG ACCAAATCAAACGTTGAATTTGATAATGAAAGGCGGAAAGCAATATAATGTTATTCATCCACTTGTAGTTCTTTTGGATGAG GAAGGAAATATACTGTTCTATTGTCTGGGTGTTGTCAAAAGTGAAGATGTAAATATAATTGGGC AAAACTTCATGACTGGTTACCGTATAATTTTTGATCGCGAGAAGATGGTTATGGGTTGGACAGAGTCTGATT GTTACCATGATGAGGAAACCTCAACTCTTCCTATCAATCCATCCAAATCTCCAGCCGCATCCCCCACGGTCTATCCAGAAGCAACAGTTAACACCACTTCTAAGATACCATCAGCCTCATCACCAAGTGATTCACCGAAATTGAACTCTTTTACTTGTGCACTCCTCATGGTTCTTTCTGCAATTTTTGCCACTGTTTAA